In Pseudoalteromonas piratica, the following proteins share a genomic window:
- a CDS encoding efflux RND transporter permease subunit has translation MIAAAVTRGTLVTVAVLITSILGLVTALNIPVQMIPDLEVRTITVQTGWPGATPQDVEKEIIIEQERYLRGLANLSRMTSYSEMGSASIELEFPFGVNANDALIRVNNALSQVPAYPENVDQPRLFSSSFSGNAFMYFTLKPVAGNPLQLDVDLLRDFAEDYVRPRMESVEGVSEVRVGGGAQRQIQIKVDEHKLAQRGISLAQLRSAIRSRNKDTSAGDIESGTSRYLLRVTARFENLDELENLIIARKNKATILLKDVATVTLDHFETRGMSFSDGERTLSLSVRRESGSNVLAIKDNMLPIVEELNQQLLSHNGLELKLMSDDVKYVRSSLQNVWVNLALGALLATLVMYFFLRSGRATLVGVIGIPLCTIAAFFALSLFGRTINVISLAGVAFAIGMTVDNTIVVLEAIVQAKMKGISKRQAAINGVKEVWPAVLASTATTVMVFAPILFVEQEAGQLYSDIAIAISGAIIASMLVAIFIVPTAIAHIDKNKHENKQLVLSKSWLKPAFWLIQTTKRARISIVIFAVGILGSALVFMPAAEYLPEGEEPKAFSMMIAPPSYNLSEMQKIGTELRAYFDGYINADNSEFLAGNDTMPALEYYSMSVSVGRIWFLSAPVDPAHINAMMDAITDKFRSYPKMRAFSSRGSIISSNDGGTRAVAVDIAGSNIFDLYAAAEAVYDEANHVFDKPQINSDPRSLTLDQPLVEIKPRWQRLAELGINNNDFGYTIAAMSDGAYVDEFILNDDKIDMFLFSGAGNRQNIDQLASSPIVTPDGAILPLNALADLKKSNNSNSIRRVDGNRTVTVYIIPPREVALETAEQLVRTELLPTLWQQGKIAQGIKINISGAADQLEATKEALSSNFIIALVLSYLLLVAIFTHWRYPMFILATVPLGMAGGLLGLVLVNGINSGLASIGFSAYHQPFDMITMLGFLILLGTVVNNPILIVDQTRRYIVDKGLSVKVSVEKALEKRLMPILMSTATTLFGLAPLVLIPGEGTELYRGVGVIVMSGILVSTLLTITFLPALLVAVVKEKSVK, from the coding sequence ATGATCGCGGCAGCAGTTACAAGAGGGACATTAGTTACAGTAGCGGTGTTAATCACCAGTATTCTGGGGTTAGTTACCGCACTCAATATACCCGTGCAAATGATCCCCGATTTAGAAGTACGAACGATTACAGTGCAAACAGGTTGGCCGGGTGCGACCCCTCAAGATGTTGAAAAAGAGATAATCATTGAGCAAGAACGTTATTTAAGAGGGCTTGCGAATTTATCTCGGATGACATCCTACAGTGAAATGGGTTCAGCGAGTATTGAACTTGAGTTTCCATTTGGTGTGAATGCGAATGATGCACTAATACGCGTTAATAATGCGCTTAGCCAAGTGCCAGCGTACCCAGAAAATGTTGACCAACCACGTTTATTTTCCAGTTCTTTCTCGGGTAATGCATTTATGTACTTTACCCTTAAACCCGTCGCAGGTAATCCATTACAGTTAGATGTGGATTTACTGCGAGATTTTGCCGAAGATTACGTAAGACCACGTATGGAGAGTGTCGAAGGTGTATCAGAAGTGCGCGTTGGTGGCGGGGCACAACGACAAATTCAAATCAAAGTGGATGAGCACAAATTAGCGCAGCGGGGAATTAGTTTAGCACAATTAAGAAGTGCAATTCGAAGCAGAAACAAAGATACCTCAGCAGGTGATATTGAATCGGGCACAAGCCGTTATTTACTGAGAGTAACAGCGCGATTTGAAAACTTGGATGAATTAGAAAACTTAATTATTGCGCGCAAAAATAAGGCAACAATTTTACTAAAAGACGTTGCAACAGTCACACTCGATCATTTTGAAACCCGAGGTATGTCGTTTTCCGATGGTGAGCGCACATTAAGTTTATCAGTAAGGCGTGAAAGTGGCTCTAATGTACTGGCAATCAAAGATAACATGCTGCCGATTGTCGAAGAGTTAAACCAACAGTTACTCAGCCATAACGGGCTTGAACTTAAATTGATGAGTGATGACGTTAAATATGTGCGTAGTTCATTACAAAATGTGTGGGTGAATTTAGCATTGGGTGCATTACTGGCTACATTAGTGATGTATTTTTTCTTGCGCTCTGGCCGCGCAACACTGGTCGGTGTGATTGGTATACCACTTTGCACGATTGCAGCATTTTTCGCGCTCAGTTTATTTGGCAGAACCATCAACGTAATTTCATTAGCTGGTGTTGCATTTGCCATTGGTATGACAGTAGATAATACCATTGTAGTGTTAGAAGCAATTGTTCAAGCAAAAATGAAAGGGATAAGCAAACGCCAAGCTGCAATAAACGGTGTTAAAGAGGTGTGGCCAGCGGTACTTGCATCCACGGCAACCACAGTGATGGTGTTTGCACCAATTTTATTTGTCGAACAAGAAGCAGGGCAACTTTACTCTGATATCGCCATTGCTATTTCCGGGGCAATTATTGCATCAATGCTGGTAGCCATATTTATTGTGCCTACCGCAATTGCACACATAGACAAAAATAAGCATGAAAATAAGCAGCTGGTGCTATCAAAAAGCTGGTTGAAACCGGCATTTTGGTTAATTCAAACTACCAAGCGCGCGCGAATAAGCATTGTAATATTTGCAGTAGGTATATTAGGCAGTGCACTGGTCTTTATGCCAGCAGCGGAATATTTACCTGAGGGTGAAGAGCCGAAAGCATTCTCTATGATGATAGCGCCACCAAGCTATAACTTAAGTGAAATGCAGAAAATAGGCACCGAACTACGTGCATACTTTGATGGTTATATTAATGCCGATAACAGCGAGTTTCTTGCTGGAAACGATACAATGCCAGCTCTTGAATACTACTCAATGTCGGTCTCAGTGGGACGCATCTGGTTTTTAAGTGCACCTGTCGACCCTGCACATATTAATGCCATGATGGATGCAATTACAGATAAGTTTCGCTCATACCCTAAGATGCGTGCATTTAGCTCTCGTGGTTCGATTATTTCAAGTAACGATGGTGGTACTCGTGCTGTAGCGGTGGATATCGCTGGCAGTAATATTTTTGATTTATATGCTGCCGCAGAGGCTGTTTATGATGAAGCCAATCACGTTTTTGATAAACCTCAAATTAACTCTGATCCACGCTCATTAACCTTAGATCAACCTCTGGTAGAGATTAAACCGCGCTGGCAACGATTGGCAGAGCTCGGTATTAACAATAACGATTTTGGCTATACAATAGCGGCAATGAGTGATGGCGCCTACGTTGATGAGTTTATTCTCAATGACGATAAAATTGATATGTTTTTGTTCAGTGGTGCCGGTAATCGACAAAATATTGATCAACTTGCTAGCTCACCAATAGTAACACCTGATGGGGCAATTTTACCGTTAAATGCGTTAGCTGATTTAAAAAAGTCTAATAATAGCAACTCGATTAGGCGTGTTGATGGCAATCGCACAGTAACTGTCTACATCATCCCTCCGCGCGAGGTGGCGCTTGAAACTGCAGAGCAATTAGTCCGTACTGAGTTACTGCCTACGCTTTGGCAACAAGGTAAAATTGCGCAAGGCATCAAAATCAATATTAGTGGTGCAGCTGATCAGTTAGAGGCAACAAAAGAAGCCCTTTCAAGTAACTTTATTATCGCCTTGGTATTAAGTTATTTATTGTTGGTCGCTATTTTTACACACTGGCGTTACCCGATGTTCATTTTAGCCACTGTACCCTTAGGAATGGCGGGAGGGCTTTTAGGGCTTGTGCTGGTAAATGGTATTAACAGTGGTCTGGCTTCAATAGGTTTCAGTGCTTACCATCAGCCATTCGATATGATAACCATGTTAGGATTTTTAATATTACTTGGCACAGTGGTAAATAATCCCATTCTCATTGTAGATCAAACACGGCGATACATTGTCGATAAAGGGCTAAGTGTAAAAGTGTCGGTTGAAAAAGCACTTGAAAAACGGTTAATGCCAATACTAATGTCAACAGCTACTACCCTGTTTGGTCTAGCCCCATTAGTTTTAATCCCAGGTGAAGGTACTGAGCTTTATCGCGGTGTTGGTGTTATTGTAATGAGTGGTATCTTGGTATCGACCTTACTGACCATTACCTTTTTACCTGCATTGTTGGTCGCCGTAGTAAAAGAAAAATCAGTTAAGTAG
- a CDS encoding nitroreductase family protein, with protein MTHPIISDLTRRYTSKRYDANKKVSQADLDVILEAIRLSPSSINSQPWKIIVIESDAAKERMHNTFANKFQFNQPHIKTASHTLLFAYNPKYARTDYEKVIDTDIENGRTKPENKDQAFGAFAFVDLNTNDDGNNAHWTKAQTYIALGNAMHTVARLGIDSTPMEGVDKDLISELFADELNGYICEVALAIGYHEASEDYNASLPKSRLAKEKVITIL; from the coding sequence ATGACACACCCAATTATTTCTGATTTAACGCGTCGATATACAAGTAAACGATATGATGCAAACAAAAAAGTTTCACAAGCAGACCTTGATGTGATCCTAGAAGCAATTCGTCTTTCACCATCATCGATTAATTCACAGCCTTGGAAGATTATTGTCATTGAATCTGATGCAGCGAAAGAACGTATGCATAATACATTTGCCAATAAGTTTCAGTTTAATCAACCTCACATCAAAACGGCATCACATACTCTATTATTTGCATACAACCCTAAGTATGCTCGCACTGATTATGAAAAAGTAATTGATACTGATATTGAAAATGGTCGAACAAAGCCTGAAAACAAAGATCAAGCCTTTGGCGCATTTGCTTTTGTCGATTTAAACACCAATGACGATGGTAATAATGCGCACTGGACTAAAGCACAAACTTACATTGCGCTTGGCAATGCGATGCATACAGTCGCGCGTCTTGGCATCGATTCAACACCTATGGAAGGGGTAGATAAAGATTTAATCAGTGAGTTATTTGCCGATGAATTAAATGGCTACATTTGTGAAGTGGCATTAGCAATTGGTTATCATGAAGCAAGTGAAGACTACAATGCATCACTGCCAAAATCACGTTTAGCAAAAGAAAAAGTGATTACTATTTTGTAA
- a CDS encoding LysR family transcriptional regulator: MLVEDLKLVLKIAEVQSISKAATLLDMQAATASAALKRVEAELGAELFIRTTRSLRLSNAGERFIPQCEEAINLLVLAEQNIKSDNTDIEGELRIALSSDLGRNVVIPWLDELLETHANLSLRSHISDSNIDFYRDTVDLALRYGEPNDTSMFGFKICNVPRILCASPDYLKTHEAPVMPADLEHHQGLFYQLQERINDTWEFFDNDRITKIKMKGRRAANDGDLVRRWCLKSKGLAVKSAIDIAEDLLAGNLVPLMANYPHKSTELWLICPSRQSITPAVRLVRDECRKRAKMLLERLEKAGLVKANAVK, encoded by the coding sequence ATGTTAGTTGAAGATTTAAAACTCGTTCTCAAAATTGCTGAAGTACAAAGTATTTCAAAAGCCGCAACTTTGTTAGATATGCAAGCTGCTACAGCAAGTGCCGCACTTAAACGAGTAGAAGCAGAGCTTGGGGCTGAATTATTCATTCGTACTACGCGAAGTTTACGACTGTCAAATGCCGGAGAACGTTTCATACCGCAGTGTGAAGAAGCGATTAACCTACTGGTACTTGCAGAACAAAACATTAAGAGTGACAACACAGACATTGAAGGTGAGCTTAGAATTGCACTGTCATCTGATTTAGGCCGTAACGTGGTGATCCCTTGGCTTGATGAACTACTCGAAACACATGCTAACTTGAGTTTAAGAAGTCATATTAGCGACAGTAATATTGATTTTTACCGTGATACTGTCGATTTAGCACTGCGCTATGGAGAGCCAAACGATACCAGTATGTTTGGCTTTAAAATATGTAATGTGCCTCGTATTTTGTGTGCTTCGCCAGATTATTTAAAAACACATGAAGCACCTGTTATGCCAGCTGATCTTGAGCATCACCAAGGGCTTTTTTATCAGTTACAAGAACGTATTAACGATACCTGGGAGTTCTTTGATAATGATCGAATAACTAAAATTAAAATGAAAGGAAGGCGTGCAGCAAATGATGGCGATTTAGTACGACGTTGGTGTTTAAAAAGTAAAGGTCTTGCAGTGAAATCTGCAATTGATATTGCAGAGGATTTACTTGCTGGTAATTTAGTACCATTGATGGCTAATTATCCACATAAAAGCACAGAACTTTGGTTAATATGCCCAAGTCGCCAATCGATAACACCTGCTGTTAGGTTGGTTCGTGATGAATGTCGAAAGCGAGCTAAAATGTTGCTTGAAAGGCTCGAAAAAGCAGGCTTAGTGAAAGCTAATGCCGTTAAATAA
- a CDS encoding TMEM143 family protein, with product MSLERYIPFRKSDIVTMCQSLFSQQEQSSFREFSDLFASIIHFEYHKQLDDLKDNYAPFDPNADTYLIKHLTEEDKLICQKRFATAFANVLNAANYEVITDQDLKDALNEESLFKVRLAVSFDDFAEVVFYRRGMSIKEEILRTWWGLKKQTISFTNYDRVAVFIRFKDEAYFKNCNKKPLGFEPGSTIIKLFQNVPKADLEMLFPNSEVRMRPIDKFIISASAAIGGAVVLVTKLGASIVLLIALLSFWLGLRDENVEFTQQHMLSLGIGLGVFGSFIFKEWSKFKNRKIKFMKALSDNLYFKNLDNNAGVFHTLIDAAEEEDCKEAIIAYTFLLKQKQPVSATELDFAIEQWFENSYHCKLDFEISDALEKLVRFDLAKVEHGKYQAVTLNQAKQTLDARWDNFYQY from the coding sequence ATGTCATTAGAGCGTTATATTCCATTTCGAAAATCCGACATAGTCACAATGTGTCAAAGCTTATTTTCACAGCAAGAACAGAGCTCTTTCAGGGAGTTTAGCGACTTATTCGCGAGTATTATTCACTTTGAATATCACAAGCAACTTGACGATTTAAAGGATAATTACGCCCCTTTTGACCCAAATGCTGATACCTATTTAATTAAACACTTAACGGAAGAAGATAAACTAATTTGTCAAAAGCGTTTTGCAACAGCTTTTGCAAACGTTTTGAATGCCGCAAATTATGAAGTTATTACGGATCAAGATCTCAAAGATGCATTAAATGAAGAGTCTTTATTTAAAGTACGTTTAGCGGTGTCATTTGATGATTTTGCTGAGGTCGTTTTTTATCGACGAGGCATGTCAATCAAAGAAGAAATTTTGCGAACTTGGTGGGGGCTTAAAAAGCAAACGATTAGCTTTACAAATTACGATAGGGTAGCGGTGTTTATCCGGTTTAAAGATGAAGCATATTTCAAGAATTGTAACAAAAAACCGCTTGGTTTTGAGCCAGGTTCGACCATTATTAAATTATTTCAAAACGTACCTAAAGCGGATTTAGAAATGTTATTTCCGAATAGTGAAGTAAGAATGCGCCCAATTGATAAATTCATTATCAGTGCCTCAGCTGCTATTGGTGGTGCAGTGGTATTAGTCACTAAGTTAGGTGCTTCTATTGTATTGTTGATCGCTTTGCTTTCTTTTTGGCTTGGGTTACGTGATGAAAATGTCGAATTTACACAACAACATATGTTGAGTCTCGGCATAGGGTTAGGTGTATTTGGTAGTTTTATTTTTAAAGAGTGGAGTAAGTTTAAGAATAGAAAAATCAAATTTATGAAAGCACTATCAGATAACCTTTATTTTAAAAACTTGGATAACAATGCCGGCGTATTTCACACACTCATCGATGCTGCCGAAGAAGAAGATTGTAAAGAAGCGATTATTGCGTACACGTTTTTGTTGAAGCAAAAACAACCTGTCTCGGCAACAGAGCTCGATTTTGCCATTGAGCAATGGTTCGAGAACAGTTACCACTGCAAACTCGATTTCGAAATATCAGATGCATTAGAAAAGCTTGTACGCTTTGATTTAGCAAAGGTAGAACATGGCAAGTATCAAGCTGTAACGTTAAACCAAGCCAAACAAACACTTGATGCACGCTGGGATAATTTTTATCAATACTAG
- a CDS encoding efflux RND transporter periplasmic adaptor subunit: MHIQGIKNTLLFSLLLAVFAVTAKDVSVDLVYPKQNQENDQLMLSGTIKSKQHANVSVLTPGVIEAIAVEAGQFVKQGDVLLTLNNVIANSQVAQADAALNASDITYQESHRQYQEVIALSENQVVAKTLIAERKAAMAKAAADKSQAGAILAEKLETLNRHTLTAPFSGVITERFVEVGEWVTPQTSVLSLVSSNQLRLELAVPQEYFPYFKSEKLKVRITPDMLNTVPFEQTISQVISASNELTRTFDVYIDIDETHQLISGTSARASIALPHTNPQKIWLPSSALKHHPDGGYSVFSVTNNVAKRHIVDVLAFRGDEVAVFGAPKQLAYVINGVQNLKDNNSVVVNSVSGSAQ; this comes from the coding sequence ATGCACATTCAGGGTATTAAAAATACACTTTTATTTAGCCTATTGTTAGCTGTCTTTGCGGTTACAGCAAAAGACGTATCGGTTGATCTTGTTTACCCCAAGCAAAATCAAGAGAATGACCAGCTGATGCTATCAGGCACAATAAAATCAAAACAGCATGCTAATGTCTCGGTTTTAACGCCAGGTGTTATTGAAGCCATTGCCGTTGAAGCAGGGCAGTTTGTTAAACAAGGTGATGTTTTACTGACGTTGAATAATGTCATTGCAAACTCACAAGTAGCGCAAGCGGACGCCGCGTTAAATGCCAGTGATATCACATACCAAGAATCACATCGTCAATATCAAGAGGTAATTGCCCTGTCTGAAAATCAGGTTGTGGCAAAAACACTTATTGCTGAGCGAAAAGCCGCAATGGCAAAAGCGGCTGCTGATAAATCACAAGCAGGTGCAATTCTAGCCGAGAAATTGGAAACGCTTAACAGACATACCTTAACAGCGCCATTTTCAGGTGTGATAACTGAACGATTTGTGGAAGTTGGTGAATGGGTTACACCGCAAACGAGCGTACTTTCTTTGGTATCATCAAACCAATTACGCCTTGAATTAGCGGTTCCTCAGGAATATTTTCCTTATTTTAAATCGGAAAAACTCAAAGTGCGCATTACACCAGATATGCTCAATACTGTTCCTTTTGAGCAAACCATTTCACAGGTGATTAGCGCGAGTAATGAATTAACACGGACCTTTGATGTGTACATTGATATTGATGAAACACATCAGCTAATTTCAGGTACATCTGCACGGGCATCGATTGCTTTACCTCACACTAATCCACAAAAAATATGGTTACCGAGCTCAGCATTGAAACATCATCCGGATGGGGGGTACAGCGTGTTCTCTGTAACAAACAATGTTGCCAAGCGTCATATTGTAGATGTATTGGCGTTTCGAGGTGATGAAGTTGCCGTTTTCGGCGCACCAAAGCAGTTAGCGTATGTAATAAATGGTGTGCAAAATTTGAAAGACAATAACAGTGTTGTCGTGAATTCAGTTTCAGGAAGTGCGCAATGA
- a CDS encoding tellurite resistance TerB family protein: MIAHLKSLLRKFDEKNTETDSIDFKTGLAALLVEVMRADGHTDKQELDSIEQTLITYCDLDITATSQLLDKAKQLVEQAIDLYSFVNVVNANTNDVERIEIIEFLWQVAYADGSLDGQEDHIIRKISGLMYVTHADFIQAKINVQESRIQ; the protein is encoded by the coding sequence ATGATCGCACACTTAAAGTCATTACTCAGAAAGTTTGATGAAAAAAACACCGAAACAGATTCAATCGATTTCAAAACGGGTTTAGCAGCCTTACTTGTTGAAGTGATGCGAGCGGATGGTCACACTGACAAGCAAGAACTAGACAGTATTGAACAAACATTAATTACCTACTGTGATTTAGATATCACAGCAACCTCTCAATTATTAGATAAAGCGAAACAACTCGTTGAACAAGCGATTGATCTCTATTCTTTTGTAAACGTAGTGAATGCTAATACCAATGATGTGGAACGGATTGAAATAATCGAATTCCTTTGGCAAGTGGCCTACGCTGACGGTAGTTTGGACGGTCAGGAGGATCATATTATCCGAAAAATATCGGGCCTTATGTATGTTACCCATGCAGACTTTATTCAAGCGAAAATAAATGTTCAAGAGAGTCGAATACAATAA
- a CDS encoding alkaline phosphatase D family protein: MSHNFSRRNFLKASLYGLGAATIGMSLTGCNSDDNKLAENEFAVSFNHGVASGDPLSDAIILWTRVTPAGSPQGVNLTLQIADDESFESNRVQQTVVALASNDYTVKIDFTGLNAGSKYYYRFVTEDETSPVGQFKTLPEGDVSSVKFAVMSCANFPAGYFHAYAEAAKMTDIDAVLHLGDYIYEYGADGYATENAAALGRELAADNAEEILSLEDYRKRYALYRSDASLQQLHANSPFIAVWDDHEVANDTFKTGAENHNEGEGDFTERKLAALQAYFEWMPIRPYVKGQTESLYRQFEFGDLVSLYMLDTRHEYRAKPLDYANYIDPVSGQIDSNRFILDLIEPSQKLIGTDQLIWLQDGMVNSNAKWQVLGQQVLMNRMHIPAELLAELANPSTQTAQTLTELAQIKGRLLAGDPTVTELEKARVMTVAPYNLDAWDGYPVERELILQTAHSLGKNLITLAGDTHNAWGGQLKDGKGNVCGYEFAASSVSSPGLEYYLQLPEPMALQFAEALKLLIDDLDYANIHQRGFMTVTFTAEKAHSEWHLLSSVHQSDYQMISQSSEVLAK, translated from the coding sequence ATGAGTCATAATTTCTCACGCAGAAACTTCTTAAAAGCATCACTATATGGTCTTGGTGCAGCAACAATTGGTATGTCATTAACCGGCTGTAATAGTGATGATAATAAACTTGCAGAAAACGAATTTGCAGTTAGCTTCAATCACGGTGTCGCTAGTGGCGATCCATTAAGTGATGCGATCATTCTTTGGACACGTGTAACACCAGCAGGTTCGCCTCAAGGAGTTAACTTAACATTACAAATTGCTGACGATGAAAGCTTTGAATCTAATCGTGTTCAACAAACCGTTGTCGCATTAGCATCAAATGATTACACAGTAAAAATTGACTTCACGGGCTTAAATGCGGGCAGTAAATACTATTACCGCTTTGTTACTGAAGATGAAACGTCACCTGTGGGTCAGTTTAAAACACTACCAGAAGGCGATGTCAGCAGTGTTAAATTTGCCGTTATGTCATGCGCTAATTTCCCTGCCGGGTATTTCCATGCATATGCCGAAGCTGCCAAAATGACTGATATTGATGCCGTGCTTCATTTAGGTGATTACATTTATGAATATGGTGCAGACGGATATGCGACTGAGAACGCTGCGGCATTAGGTCGAGAACTCGCTGCGGATAACGCAGAAGAAATCTTGAGCCTTGAAGATTATCGTAAACGCTATGCACTATATCGCAGTGACGCTTCATTACAACAATTACATGCTAACAGCCCATTTATCGCTGTATGGGATGATCATGAAGTAGCTAATGATACCTTTAAAACAGGCGCAGAGAACCACAATGAAGGTGAAGGCGATTTCACAGAACGTAAACTGGCTGCACTGCAAGCTTATTTTGAATGGATGCCAATCCGTCCTTACGTAAAAGGCCAAACTGAAAGTTTATATCGTCAGTTTGAATTTGGTGATCTGGTATCACTTTACATGCTTGATACCCGTCACGAATACCGTGCTAAACCGCTTGATTACGCAAATTATATTGACCCTGTTTCAGGCCAAATTGACAGCAACCGTTTTATTCTCGACTTAATCGAACCAAGCCAAAAATTAATCGGCACAGATCAACTTATTTGGTTACAAGATGGCATGGTGAATTCAAATGCAAAATGGCAAGTCCTTGGGCAACAAGTACTTATGAATCGCATGCATATTCCAGCTGAATTACTAGCTGAATTAGCAAATCCAAGCACACAAACTGCACAAACCCTAACTGAACTCGCGCAAATTAAAGGTAGATTGCTTGCCGGTGATCCAACTGTAACAGAACTTGAAAAAGCCCGCGTTATGACAGTTGCTCCTTACAACTTAGATGCGTGGGATGGCTACCCAGTTGAACGTGAACTGATTTTACAAACGGCTCACAGTTTAGGTAAAAACCTTATTACCCTTGCTGGTGATACGCACAATGCATGGGGTGGCCAGCTTAAAGATGGCAAAGGGAATGTATGCGGTTATGAGTTTGCTGCAAGCTCAGTGAGTTCACCGGGTTTGGAGTACTATTTACAGCTACCAGAGCCTATGGCATTGCAATTTGCTGAAGCACTTAAGCTGTTAATCGATGATCTTGACTATGCCAACATTCACCAACGAGGCTTTATGACAGTGACATTTACCGCTGAAAAAGCTCACAGCGAATGGCATTTACTGTCAAGTGTGCACCAATCTGACTATCAAATGATCTCTCAATCATCTGAGGTATTAGCGAAATAA
- a CDS encoding M61 family metallopeptidase — translation MLSTFNVYLCIQLLLNMVTANEPIFTKKEEVTFSNLSTLSLSQQKTIKQWINSGINASQTTLGLPFQEGYHFDLKPRYFASEPVPWARVIRGDIDSIELHFFRYASFAQLKKDWTLYHELSHLYHPLFEYSDFWLAEGLATYLQQLIMFQNRVITREEFYQRISAGLSRGKRNTQEKTGKLNSVSENMWQIDAFQRVYWTGVAYFIEVENALKKQNKPNLISLIKRYQVCCRQSHKNTETGINFVKDLDRLSRSAIFSSHYFRYRNRTDFPAISSAQIRQLIQPKTLEK, via the coding sequence TTGCTTAGTACCTTTAATGTGTATTTATGCATCCAATTACTGCTTAATATGGTTACGGCAAATGAACCTATATTTACAAAAAAAGAAGAGGTGACTTTTAGCAATTTATCAACCTTGTCTTTATCACAGCAAAAGACAATCAAACAGTGGATAAATTCAGGCATCAATGCAAGTCAAACTACGTTAGGGTTACCATTCCAAGAAGGGTATCATTTTGATTTAAAACCGCGCTATTTTGCCTCAGAGCCAGTACCATGGGCACGTGTTATTCGCGGAGATATCGATAGTATTGAACTCCACTTTTTTCGCTATGCATCTTTTGCACAATTAAAAAAGGATTGGACACTCTATCACGAACTATCGCATCTTTATCACCCACTATTTGAGTATTCAGATTTTTGGCTTGCTGAAGGATTGGCAACATACTTACAGCAGTTAATTATGTTTCAAAATAGAGTGATTACCCGTGAAGAATTTTATCAGCGAATATCGGCAGGTTTATCGCGCGGCAAACGTAATACTCAGGAAAAAACAGGCAAACTTAATTCTGTAAGTGAAAATATGTGGCAAATAGATGCCTTTCAGCGCGTTTATTGGACTGGGGTCGCTTATTTTATTGAGGTAGAAAACGCCTTGAAAAAACAAAATAAGCCAAACTTAATATCTTTAATTAAGCGTTACCAAGTGTGTTGTCGCCAGAGTCACAAAAATACAGAGACTGGCATCAATTTCGTGAAAGATTTGGATCGACTATCACGCTCAGCAATTTTCTCTTCGCATTACTTTCGTTATCGAAATCGTACAGACTTCCCCGCTATTTCGAGTGCGCAAATCAGGCAACTAATACAACCCAAAACATTGGAAAAGTAG